Proteins found in one Enterococcus sp. 9D6_DIV0238 genomic segment:
- a CDS encoding phosphatase PAP2 family protein gives MKNKLYYQFAGSCFLVVFMFLGYVVRFYPMWLNGFDQAITAIVRAPYPSMNQFFIWYTKFADPLTVGILALAIGFILARGKYYAEALWLLINTGGVAGILNPLIKLVFMRPRPTLDHLVSEHSYSFPSGHSTGSMLLYGTLIFLLPQFIKNKKLCLILQILLGIGILLIGISRIYVGVHFPSDVLGGFCFGLAWLLMTYPIYLEKRFVWRFKNKQQ, from the coding sequence ATGAAAAACAAATTATATTATCAGTTTGCCGGCAGCTGCTTTTTAGTTGTCTTTATGTTTTTAGGCTATGTTGTTCGATTTTATCCGATGTGGCTAAATGGATTCGACCAAGCGATCACAGCTATTGTACGCGCTCCATATCCCTCAATGAATCAATTCTTTATTTGGTATACAAAATTTGCTGATCCATTGACTGTTGGTATTTTAGCTTTGGCAATCGGATTTATTTTAGCTAGAGGGAAATATTATGCAGAAGCGCTTTGGCTTTTGATCAATACAGGAGGAGTGGCTGGAATTCTAAATCCGCTGATCAAGCTTGTTTTCATGCGCCCACGTCCAACCTTAGATCATTTAGTATCAGAACACAGCTATAGCTTCCCCAGCGGTCATTCGACTGGAAGCATGCTTCTTTACGGAACACTTATTTTTCTACTTCCTCAATTTATCAAGAACAAGAAGCTTTGTTTGATCTTGCAAATTCTGTTAGGAATCGGTATCTTATTGATTGGGATCAGCCGGATTTATGTCGGCGTTCATTTCCCGAGTGATGTGTTAGGCGGATTCTGTTTTGGTTTAGCTTGGTTATTGATGACGTACCCAATTTATCTAGAAAAGCGATTCGTTTGGCGTTTTAAAAATAAACAGCAATAG
- a CDS encoding TetR family transcriptional regulator translates to MESKLSKDKIIEAAFELLEEIPEIDKLSMRKVAKKLGVQAPAIYWHVENKQALLQSMAEEIENHFVPPKPQKNWKEAIYAYMENYYELYQQYPCALEIEILTIPSYPSRLKNLDGMLGILKEAGFSIELSYMTVTSMQHLLFGMLLDSTEEQKLYNKVIAGDDYLKRQIILMKQYVQEQELNNIRESIDYRRTEKQKDFFMKTLRVFLNGLDPLI, encoded by the coding sequence ATGGAGTCAAAATTATCAAAAGATAAAATCATTGAAGCTGCTTTTGAATTATTGGAGGAAATCCCTGAAATAGACAAGCTTTCAATGCGCAAAGTAGCAAAAAAATTAGGTGTTCAAGCCCCTGCTATCTACTGGCATGTAGAAAATAAACAGGCTTTATTACAAAGTATGGCTGAGGAAATCGAAAATCATTTTGTCCCTCCTAAACCTCAAAAAAATTGGAAAGAAGCAATCTACGCTTACATGGAAAATTACTATGAGCTCTATCAACAATATCCTTGTGCTTTAGAAATAGAGATATTGACGATTCCATCTTATCCTAGTCGTTTAAAGAATTTGGATGGCATGTTGGGTATCCTCAAAGAAGCAGGTTTTTCTATTGAGCTTAGTTATATGACTGTGACATCTATGCAGCATCTATTATTTGGTATGCTGCTAGATTCAACTGAAGAACAAAAATTATACAATAAAGTCATCGCAGGTGATGATTACTTAAAACGTCAGATCATCTTAATGAAGCAGTATGTCCAAGAGCAAGAATTGAACAATATCCGTGAGAGCATTGATTATCGACGAACTGAAAAACAAAAAGATTTCTTTATGAAAACGTTGCGTGTTTTTTTAAACGGACTAGATCCGTTGATTTAA
- a CDS encoding ABC transporter ATP-binding protein, with the protein MTDLVRASKFFFHYLKRYKISFFFIFVTIIIATYLQVKAPQFVGEAIQELANYVGALMQGTDDKSKFIEIIWKLLIFYVLTSAANFIYSILFTQVVGKSTNRMRIGLFNKLEKLTIRFFDSHQDGEILSRFTSDLDNIQNSLNQALLQVLTNAALFVGILIMMFRQNVQLAWATIASTPVAILIAVVVISKARKYVDIQQDEVGKLNGYMDEKISGQRVIITNGLQEETIDGFLEHNETVRKATFKGQVYSGLLFPMMQGMSLVNTAIVIFFGGWLALNGDLEKTVALGLVVTFVQYSQQYYQPLMQISSGYSMIQLAITGARRLNEMFDEPDEINPKDGKEISGVSDSVALNQVDFGYDPEIPILKNVSINVSKGEMVALVGPTGSGKTTIMNLLNRFYDVDSGSVTFDGTDIREIDLDSLRSHVGIVLQDSVLFSGTIRANIAFGKPDATDEEIVAAAKQANIHEFIMALEKGYDTEITEENNVFSTGQKQLISIARTIITDPALLILDEATSNVDTVTEAKIQKAMDEAIKGRTSFVIAHRLKTILNADRIVVLKNGEVIEEGNHRELLEQDGFYAELYHNQFVFE; encoded by the coding sequence ATGACTGATTTAGTAAGAGCAAGTAAATTCTTTTTTCACTATTTAAAACGTTATAAGATCTCCTTCTTCTTTATTTTTGTGACGATCATCATAGCAACTTACTTGCAAGTTAAAGCTCCGCAGTTTGTCGGTGAAGCGATTCAAGAGCTGGCAAATTATGTAGGAGCCTTGATGCAGGGAACGGATGATAAAAGCAAGTTTATCGAAATTATTTGGAAGCTATTGATATTCTATGTATTGACTAGTGCTGCGAATTTTATTTACAGTATTCTGTTTACACAGGTCGTTGGAAAGTCAACGAATCGTATGCGAATTGGTTTATTCAATAAATTAGAAAAATTGACGATCCGCTTTTTTGATTCCCATCAGGATGGCGAAATCTTAAGTCGTTTTACCAGTGATTTAGATAATATTCAAAATAGCTTGAATCAAGCGTTATTGCAGGTTTTGACGAATGCGGCATTATTTGTTGGGATTTTGATCATGATGTTCCGCCAAAACGTTCAACTTGCTTGGGCGACGATCGCTTCTACACCTGTTGCGATTTTGATTGCGGTAGTTGTTATCAGCAAAGCGCGTAAATATGTCGATATTCAACAAGATGAAGTTGGTAAGCTAAATGGGTATATGGATGAAAAAATCAGCGGTCAACGTGTGATCATCACCAACGGCTTGCAAGAAGAAACCATCGATGGTTTTCTTGAACACAATGAGACAGTTCGTAAAGCAACCTTTAAAGGGCAAGTTTACTCAGGATTATTATTTCCGATGATGCAGGGAATGTCTCTTGTTAATACGGCCATCGTGATTTTCTTTGGCGGCTGGTTAGCATTGAATGGAGATTTGGAAAAGACAGTTGCTTTAGGTTTAGTAGTTACCTTCGTTCAATACTCTCAGCAATATTATCAACCATTGATGCAAATATCTTCAGGATATAGCATGATCCAGTTAGCGATCACTGGTGCAAGACGCTTAAATGAAATGTTTGACGAGCCGGATGAAATCAATCCTAAAGACGGCAAGGAAATTTCAGGTGTTAGTGATTCTGTTGCTTTGAATCAGGTTGATTTCGGGTACGATCCTGAGATTCCTATTTTAAAAAATGTTTCGATCAATGTAAGCAAAGGTGAAATGGTTGCATTAGTAGGTCCGACAGGTTCTGGAAAGACAACGATCATGAACTTGTTGAATCGTTTTTATGATGTCGATAGTGGGTCAGTTACTTTTGACGGCACAGATATTCGTGAAATCGATCTAGATAGTTTACGTTCACATGTTGGGATCGTTCTACAAGATTCAGTGTTATTCTCTGGTACGATCCGAGCAAATATCGCGTTCGGAAAACCGGATGCAACGGATGAAGAGATCGTTGCTGCAGCGAAGCAAGCGAATATCCATGAGTTCATCATGGCTTTGGAAAAAGGCTATGATACTGAAATAACAGAAGAAAATAATGTCTTTAGTACCGGTCAAAAACAATTGATCAGTATCGCTCGTACGATCATCACAGATCCGGCATTATTGATCCTGGATGAAGCAACGAGTAATGTAGATACTGTGACAGAAGCGAAAATTCAAAAAGCGATGGATGAAGCAATCAAAGGGAGAACCAGCTTTGTTATTGCGCACCGATTGAAAACAATTTTAAATGCTGACCGTATTGTAGTGTTGAAAAATGGTGAGGTCATTGAAGAAGGAAATCATCGTGAATTATTAGAACAAGATGGTTTTTATGCAGAGCTTTACCATAATCAATTTGTTTTTGAATAA
- a CDS encoding YiaA/YiaB family inner membrane protein: protein MKRKAYRNTPAFVMLAWGSFLFFAVLILVGLYTLKEPLMVKGYYLMGSVGLISSSFTLSKVIRDNQEDEERYNKMFRVQDDIED, encoded by the coding sequence ATGAAAAGGAAAGCTTACCGTAATACACCGGCTTTCGTGATGTTGGCATGGGGATCATTTTTATTCTTTGCGGTCCTTATTCTTGTTGGGTTGTACACATTAAAAGAACCATTGATGGTAAAAGGTTATTACTTGATGGGGTCAGTTGGATTGATTTCTTCATCCTTCACACTTTCTAAAGTAATCAGAGACAATCAAGAAGATGAAGAACGCTATAACAAAATGTTTAGAGTTCAAGATGATATTGAAGATTAA
- a CDS encoding TIGR01212 family radical SAM protein (This family includes YhcC from E. coli K-12, an uncharacterized radical SAM protein.) translates to MSDFLYTEDPNKRYHTWNYALRQQFGGKIFKVPLDGGFDCPNRDGTVAKGGCTFCSVSGSGDMIVAPQDPLPIQFQKEIQMMHKKWPQVAQYIVYFQNFTNTHAPVEVIRHRFEQVVNEKGVVGISIGTRPDCLPDDVVDYLAELNQRYYVWVELGLQTTYEGTSTMINRAHDYQTYLDGVAKLRKHNIRVCTHLINGLPGESMEMMKENVRRTILDSDIQGIKLHLLHLMTNTRMLRDYHEGRLQLMSKEDYVSVICDQLEMIPPEIVIHRLTGDAPSDSLVGPMWSLKKWEVLNAIDDEMKQRGTFQGSHNVRIEKEVCH, encoded by the coding sequence ATGTCTGATTTTTTATATACAGAAGATCCAAATAAACGTTACCACACTTGGAATTATGCCTTGCGTCAGCAGTTTGGCGGAAAAATCTTTAAGGTTCCTTTAGACGGCGGCTTCGACTGTCCTAATCGTGATGGCACTGTTGCTAAAGGTGGTTGTACATTTTGCAGCGTTTCTGGTTCTGGTGACATGATCGTGGCTCCACAAGATCCTTTACCGATCCAATTTCAAAAAGAAATTCAAATGATGCATAAAAAATGGCCTCAAGTGGCACAATATATTGTTTATTTCCAAAATTTCACGAATACTCACGCACCTGTTGAAGTGATCCGCCATCGCTTTGAACAAGTGGTCAATGAAAAAGGTGTTGTTGGTATTTCGATCGGTACTCGTCCTGATTGTCTTCCTGATGATGTTGTAGATTATCTAGCAGAGTTAAATCAGCGTTATTATGTTTGGGTAGAGCTGGGTCTGCAGACCACTTACGAAGGAACTAGTACTATGATCAATCGTGCTCATGACTATCAGACCTATCTAGATGGCGTAGCAAAATTACGGAAACATAACATCCGTGTTTGCACACATTTGATCAATGGTTTGCCTGGAGAATCGATGGAAATGATGAAAGAAAATGTGCGACGAACGATTCTTGACTCAGACATTCAAGGCATCAAACTTCACTTGCTTCACTTAATGACAAATACACGGATGCTAAGAGACTACCATGAAGGCAGGCTTCAATTGATGAGCAAAGAGGACTATGTTTCTGTGATCTGCGACCAATTGGAAATGATCCCACCAGAAATCGTGATCCATCGGTTAACGGGAGATGCGCCTTCTGACTCTCTAGTTGGCCCGATGTGGAGCTTGAAAAAATGGGAAGTTTTGAATGCTATCGATGATGAAATGAAACAACGCGGTACTTTTCAGGGGAGTCACAACGTTCGTATAGAAAAAGAGGTGTGTCATTAA
- a CDS encoding class I SAM-dependent methyltransferase encodes MLQTALHFSHTLLKEVIKEGDSVVDATMGNGNDTAFLAELVGTKGDVYAFDVQEQALTATAKKLTDANLTKQVQLFHQGHETIETVLAKETLITAAIFNLGYLPKSDKTIITTPDTTKQALDALLPRLIPKGRIVLVVYYGHDGGEAELELVQEYCQNLPQEHYSVLTYQFINQRNNPPILFCIEKK; translated from the coding sequence ATGCTGCAAACAGCACTGCATTTTAGTCATACATTGTTGAAAGAAGTCATTAAAGAAGGAGATTCTGTGGTCGATGCTACAATGGGCAATGGTAATGACACAGCCTTCTTGGCAGAGCTTGTCGGAACAAAAGGAGATGTCTATGCTTTCGATGTTCAAGAACAAGCACTAACTGCCACCGCTAAAAAATTAACTGATGCAAATTTGACAAAGCAAGTCCAACTGTTTCATCAAGGTCATGAAACGATTGAAACCGTACTTGCTAAAGAAACATTGATCACAGCTGCCATTTTCAATCTTGGCTATCTTCCCAAAAGTGATAAAACGATCATTACAACACCAGATACAACAAAACAAGCACTAGATGCACTGCTTCCAAGATTGATACCAAAGGGAAGGATCGTCTTAGTTGTTTATTATGGACATGATGGTGGAGAGGCTGAATTAGAATTAGTTCAGGAGTATTGCCAAAATTTGCCGCAAGAACATTACAGTGTATTGACCTATCAATTCATCAATCAACGTAACAATCCACCGATTTTATTTTGTATTGAGAAAAAGTAG
- a CDS encoding DUF1700 domain-containing protein — protein MNKEHFLIELKIYLKPLTAQQQAFILEKYDNIFDERLANGEMEEEIAKDLGKPRTIAEEILEEFDITVPEKRLERDGWQEIPPATSYEYYEETAEHPYDQAYQSYERPKHNGFVRFCQISGVILLNFLLMFWFIFSFAMLLFSGWFAAILFLFSPILGGISIFTGLNDASMFEMFVSVFLCGAGIIGLLILAPLTRFFGKVLKRYMLWNIRVLRGDI, from the coding sequence ATGAATAAAGAGCATTTTTTAATTGAATTAAAGATCTATTTGAAACCATTGACGGCACAACAGCAAGCCTTTATCTTAGAAAAATACGATAATATATTTGATGAGCGGCTGGCGAATGGAGAAATGGAAGAAGAAATCGCCAAAGATCTAGGAAAGCCTAGAACGATCGCTGAAGAGATTTTAGAGGAATTTGATATCACTGTTCCTGAAAAGCGATTGGAGCGTGACGGTTGGCAGGAAATTCCACCTGCAACAAGTTATGAGTATTATGAGGAAACAGCGGAGCATCCATATGATCAAGCCTATCAGTCATATGAGCGCCCAAAACATAATGGATTCGTCCGTTTTTGTCAGATATCTGGTGTTATTTTATTAAATTTTCTTTTAATGTTTTGGTTTATATTCAGCTTTGCTATGCTTCTCTTTTCTGGTTGGTTTGCAGCAATTCTTTTCTTGTTTTCTCCAATTCTAGGCGGGATTTCGATTTTTACCGGTTTGAATGATGCATCAATGTTCGAAATGTTTGTTAGTGTCTTTCTTTGCGGTGCAGGTATTATCGGTCTGCTGATCTTAGCGCCATTAACAAGATTTTTCGGCAAAGTATTAAAACGGTATATGCTATGGAATATACGTGTCTTAAGGGGAGATATATGA
- a CDS encoding alpha/beta hydrolase, whose amino-acid sequence MAFLQANVYSNILEMEVSLNIVLPQKTEKKIGTATKGSLSDVPVLYLLHGMGGNHSVWERRTSIERYVADLGLAVIMPSTDLGWYTDTTYDMNYWSFISEELPKICHELFPQLTKKREKTFAAGLSMGGYGALKLGLAKPENFVAVASLSGAVNLADRPEDLLALKGKKYWEGIFGPLEEMQGSINDPMFLLKQLVADKKEAPKIFLCCGEDDPLLYGNKMMAKALSEHDLEHTFETGPGNHDWIFWDQWIQRVLAWLPIESEKKA is encoded by the coding sequence ATGGCTTTTTTGCAAGCAAATGTTTATTCCAATATATTGGAAATGGAAGTATCATTAAACATCGTTTTACCACAGAAAACAGAGAAAAAAATAGGAACAGCAACAAAAGGCAGTTTATCTGACGTTCCAGTTTTGTATTTACTGCATGGAATGGGTGGAAATCATAGCGTTTGGGAACGACGTACATCGATCGAGCGTTACGTAGCTGATCTAGGCTTGGCTGTGATCATGCCGTCCACAGATTTAGGTTGGTACACAGATACGACATATGATATGAACTATTGGTCGTTTATTTCTGAGGAATTACCGAAAATTTGTCATGAATTATTTCCTCAGTTAACAAAAAAAAGAGAGAAAACCTTCGCGGCAGGTTTGTCGATGGGCGGGTATGGTGCGTTGAAATTAGGGTTGGCAAAACCCGAAAATTTTGTCGCCGTCGCTTCCTTATCTGGAGCAGTCAATCTTGCGGATCGGCCAGAAGATCTATTAGCACTCAAAGGAAAAAAATATTGGGAAGGTATTTTTGGTCCGTTAGAAGAAATGCAAGGATCTATCAATGACCCAATGTTTTTATTGAAACAATTAGTTGCAGATAAGAAAGAAGCACCAAAAATTTTTCTTTGCTGTGGAGAAGATGATCCACTTTTATATGGAAATAAAATGATGGCTAAGGCATTGAGTGAGCATGACCTTGAGCATACATTTGAAACAGGACCGGGAAACCATGACTGGATTTTCTGGGATCAATGGATCCAACGAGTATTGGCTTGGTTGCCAATTGAATCTGAAAAAAAAGCTTAG
- a CDS encoding ABC transporter ATP-binding protein: MEHVKKYKLEVSIALITVIIMVMSALWQPKLLQQVLEAIIKDDKGQIKELGLYLIGIAGLGLVAGVFNTIFSAKVAQGVSADIREATFRKIQTFSFGNIEEFSAGNLVVRLTNDVTQIQNVIMIALQSLFRIPFLFIGSFILAMTTLPQLWWVIILLVVAVFIITALSFSQMGKHFMIIQTLIDKVNGLAKENLLGIRVVKSFVQEKNELDRFSKVSDELTTHNLIVGTLFSVMIPSFMLAANLAVAGSIFLVSDLVKDDPTVIGGIASFMSYLMQIMMAIIIGGMMMMMTSRAAVSIKRIKEVMDTVPALTYKEVPEQELDGSVVFDHVSFRYPGDESDTLKDVSFLIKPGEMIGIVGATGAGKSTLAQLIPRLFDPSEGTVEVGGVDLKEVNEQSLRKTVSFVLQKAILFSGTISQNLRQGKKDADEADMTRAAEIAQAKEFIEKLALQYEAPVAERSNNFSGGQKQRLSISRGVIGEPKILILDDSTSALDARSERLVREALDNDLKDTTTIVIAQKISSVVHADRILVLDKGQLVGEGTHEELAKTNAIYQEIYETQKGEED; encoded by the coding sequence ATGGAACACGTCAAAAAGTACAAGTTGGAAGTTTCCATAGCTTTGATTACAGTTATTATCATGGTTATGTCGGCGTTGTGGCAGCCCAAACTATTACAGCAAGTGTTAGAAGCAATTATAAAAGATGATAAAGGACAAATTAAGGAACTAGGATTATATCTGATCGGTATTGCAGGGTTAGGGTTGGTTGCAGGTGTTTTCAACACGATTTTTTCAGCTAAAGTTGCTCAAGGTGTGAGTGCGGATATTCGTGAAGCGACCTTTCGTAAAATCCAAACCTTTTCATTTGGAAATATCGAAGAATTTTCAGCTGGAAATTTAGTTGTTCGTTTAACGAATGATGTGACTCAGATTCAAAATGTGATCATGATCGCTTTACAATCATTGTTCAGGATCCCGTTTTTATTTATTGGCAGCTTTATTTTGGCAATGACAACATTACCACAATTGTGGTGGGTCATTATTTTACTAGTTGTAGCGGTATTTATTATCACTGCATTGTCATTTTCTCAAATGGGCAAACACTTTATGATCATTCAAACCTTGATCGACAAAGTGAATGGGTTAGCAAAAGAGAACCTTCTAGGCATTCGTGTCGTTAAATCCTTTGTTCAGGAAAAAAATGAATTGGACCGTTTTAGTAAAGTCAGTGATGAACTGACCACACACAATTTGATTGTCGGTACACTATTTTCTGTGATGATCCCGTCATTTATGCTGGCTGCGAATTTAGCAGTTGCTGGATCGATCTTTTTAGTGAGTGATCTTGTGAAAGATGATCCGACCGTTATTGGCGGTATTGCTTCATTTATGAGCTATTTGATGCAGATCATGATGGCGATCATTATCGGCGGGATGATGATGATGATGACGTCACGTGCAGCTGTTTCGATCAAACGGATCAAAGAAGTCATGGACACTGTACCAGCACTTACTTATAAAGAAGTACCAGAACAAGAGTTGGATGGCAGTGTTGTATTTGACCATGTTAGCTTCCGTTATCCTGGCGATGAATCCGATACGTTGAAAGATGTTTCATTCTTGATCAAACCAGGTGAAATGATTGGAATCGTTGGAGCAACAGGTGCTGGTAAATCGACATTAGCGCAATTGATTCCACGACTATTCGATCCTTCAGAAGGAACTGTTGAAGTTGGCGGTGTGGATTTAAAAGAGGTCAATGAACAAAGTCTTCGTAAAACGGTTTCCTTTGTCTTGCAAAAAGCTATCCTGTTTTCTGGAACGATTTCACAAAACTTACGTCAAGGGAAAAAAGATGCTGATGAGGCAGACATGACCCGTGCAGCTGAAATTGCTCAGGCAAAAGAATTTATTGAAAAGCTGGCATTACAATACGAAGCGCCTGTTGCTGAGCGAAGTAATAATTTTTCCGGCGGGCAAAAACAACGCTTGTCGATATCACGAGGTGTCATTGGAGAGCCAAAGATTTTGATTTTGGATGATAGTACCAGTGCACTAGATGCTCGCTCTGAACGTTTGGTCAGAGAAGCATTAGATAATGACTTAAAAGATACGACAACAATTGTAATCGCGCAAAAGATTTCTTCCGTTGTTCATGCTGACCGTATTTTAGTATTAGACAAAGGACAGCTAGTCGGCGAAGGAACGCATGAAGAATTAGCTAAAACAAATGCGATTTATCAAGAAATCTATGAAACACAAAAAGGGGAGGAGGATTAA
- a CDS encoding DUF4097 family beta strand repeat-containing protein — MKKTTAFFLTIGVVTMIIGGIGSAVYFRRAEQSMTDTKKESYTVKKNENLKEIHLSLAGNAEYYISTESTNKVVMNTRSYAPISIKSALKVDEKNGQLLISANGNRDEKKLGSMKFDFFSFDRGSSVSLTIPDNAERIIVDGKASGRINLSGINAKNITVKTDNADVDANSLNTEKLALETTNGYLNVYTDVHADKATFKTTNGDINLNDFAALNWSAITTSGDISLESVKGTSTIETMNGDINASNLKGEATIKNTNGSFDLYGSDIPKLLNVTTQRGDINLYTDEILYDIAIHSKTQLGDSTIFGKERSSFKRGKGSRVFELQSNSGDISIEGPVDSEDDE; from the coding sequence ATGAAAAAGACTACTGCTTTTTTTCTAACGATTGGTGTAGTAACGATGATTATAGGCGGGATCGGCAGTGCAGTTTACTTTAGACGCGCTGAGCAATCCATGACGGATACAAAAAAAGAAAGTTATACCGTTAAGAAGAATGAAAATCTAAAAGAAATCCATTTGTCGCTTGCGGGAAATGCAGAATATTATATCAGTACTGAAAGCACAAATAAAGTTGTGATGAATACACGCAGCTATGCTCCTATTTCAATAAAAAGTGCGCTAAAGGTTGACGAGAAAAATGGACAGCTTCTCATTTCAGCTAATGGAAACAGGGATGAAAAGAAGCTGGGCAGCATGAAATTTGATTTTTTTAGTTTTGACAGAGGATCATCTGTTTCTTTAACGATTCCAGACAATGCTGAACGAATTATCGTTGATGGCAAAGCTTCTGGTAGAATCAACCTTTCAGGAATCAACGCAAAGAATATCACTGTTAAAACTGATAATGCTGATGTTGATGCAAACAGTCTCAATACTGAGAAACTAGCTCTTGAGACAACAAATGGTTACTTAAATGTCTACACAGACGTTCATGCAGATAAAGCTACATTTAAGACAACTAACGGAGATATCAACCTCAATGATTTCGCTGCGTTGAATTGGTCTGCAATCACTACATCCGGCGACATATCTCTAGAATCAGTGAAAGGAACTTCGACTATTGAAACAATGAATGGTGATATCAATGCCAGTAATTTGAAAGGCGAAGCCACTATAAAAAATACAAATGGCAGCTTTGATCTATACGGATCAGACATTCCTAAACTGTTGAATGTTACGACCCAGCGAGGTGATATCAATCTGTACACAGACGAAATCCTTTATGATATTGCGATCCATTCAAAAACACAGTTAGGTGACAGCACGATCTTTGGTAAGGAGCGTTCATCATTTAAACGTGGAAAAGGGTCAAGAGTGTTTGAGCTTCAGTCAAATTCTGGTGATATTTCAATTGAAGGACCTGTTGATTCTGAGGACGATGAATAA